The genomic region tgtggcagcctggatgggacaggagtttgggggaaaatggatacatgcatatgtgtggctgagtccctcgATTGTCATTTATCCCGACCCCTTAAAAGATTTGAATCCTCTTGGGACCCAGTAGTACCCTACAGCCATacctcaccccccccccccatataAATCCACCTCAACCTGCCTCGTCTTTgctcttttattaaaatttgaaagtagAGTaggttcacaatgttgtgttagtatcaGGCATAGAGCGAATTGAATGTGTTATAtgtaaaaaattattagaaaaaaaactcCTTTAATGAGAAATGCATTCTCCTTTataaaaagtgtttttgtttCATGCTTGTGATGACATAGCTTCAAATACTTGAGAAAAActtgtataataatatatataattatacattatatataataattatatatagtaaTTATAGTTATATAATCACTATATAATAATGTATAGTTGTCAATATTTTCTCAATGAAACAGtgccagtgaagttgctcagtcatgtctgactctttacgatccatggactgtagcctaccaggctctatgaaattttccaggcaagagtactggagtcggttgccatttccttatccaggggaaattcctgacccaggaattaaacccaggtctcccgcatgcgggcagacgctttactgtctgagataccagggaagcccaatgtaatGGAACGTCAAATTACTGTATGACCATTTGAGGGTAATCAGGCAATttacggagaagacaatggcaccccaccccagtactcttgcctggaaaatctcatggatggtggagcctggtaggctgcggtccatggggtcgctaagagtcggacacgactgagcgacttccctttcacttttcactttcatgcactggagaaggaaatggcaacccactccagtgttcttgcatggagaatcccaggggcgggagagcctggtgggctgacgtctatggggtcacacagagtcggacatgacagaagtgacttagcagcagcagcagcaggcaatttacttttaaaaaaaatttgtaatctatttttctcttttctttgttgtcTCTTTGGAAGCACTGTCACATGTGAACAACAAAGCAGAGTATAAAATATAACGTTTTTAGAGGACACTAGAATTTATTTTCACCAAAATTATCAACTACTCACTACTTgtaaatatttctgtgtattaactgtaaataaatatttgtgtattaaCTCAAGTCCTAAAGGAATTGTCTGTCTTCATATGTCCCGTCACTGTCTTATGTATGTGCATTTTCATGTACTAAAAGTCTCAAAACAACCCACTGAGGTGGATTTGTTAGAGTAAGGCAGGGAAGAAATGTAAACTAAACATTAAATCTTGGTCACAACATGCGGACAGAAAAAATTACGTTAAGGAAAAACTATTGAAAAAACAAATAGTGTAGTGTGATTTGAAACAATAGTACTGAAACatatattgccatatgtaaaacagatagccagtggaagTTTGAtctatgaagcagggcacccagaCAGAGCCATTGCTCTGTGAAGACCTGGAcagatagggtggggagggaggtgggttcagaaaggagggggcatatgtatgcCTGTGGCCAATTCGTGTTGGTGCAGAGCAAAaacaatcacaatattgtaaaaaaaaaaaaaaaaaattgttttcaaatacaTCTAAGAATGAACAATGGAGCATATTACTTAATTCTATAATGTGACATCAAGACCTTAATATCCTCTGGACTTCTATTTATTAcctaataaatatttccaaacattAATGTTCCTAATGTTcttaggaaaacaacagaatgggaaagaccagagatctcttcaagaaaattagagctaccaggggaacatttcatgaaaagatgggctcgataaaggacagaaaaggtatggacctaacagaagcagaagatatcaagaagagatggcaagagtacacagaagaactgtacaaaaaagatcttcatgtcccagataatcacgatggtgtgatcactgacctagagccagacatcctggaatgtgaagtcaagtgggccttagaaagcatcactatgaacaaagctagtggaggtgatggaattccagttgagctatttcaaatcctgaaagatgatgctgtgaaagtgctgcactcaatatgccagcaactttggaaaactcagcagtggccacaggactggaaaaggtcagttttcattccaatcccaaagaaaggcaatgccaaagaatgctcaaactaccgcacaattgcactcatctcacatgctaataaagtaatgctcaaaattctccaagccaggcttcagcaatatgtgaactgtgaacttcctgatgtgcaagctggttttagaaaaggcagaggaaccagagatcaaattgccaacattttctggatcatggaaaaagcaagagagttccagaaaagcatatatttctgctttattggctatgccaaagcctttgactgtgtggatcacaataaactgtgggaaattctgaaagagatgggaataccagaccacctgacctgcctcttgagaaatctgtatgcaggtcaggaagcaacagttagaactgaacatggaaccaaagactgtttccaaataggaaaaggagtacgccaaggctgtatactgtcaccctgcttatttaacttatatgcagagtacatcatgagaaatgctggactggaagaaacacaagctggaatcaagattgccgggagaaatatcaataacttcagatatgcagatgacaccatccttatggcagaaagtgaagaggaactaaaaagcctctagatgaaagtgaaagaggagtgaaaaagttggcttaaagctcaacattcagaaaacgaagatcatggcatccggtcccatcacttcatgggaaatagatggggaaacagtggaaacagtgtcagactttatttttctgggctccaaaatcactgcagatggtgactgcagccatgaaattaaaagtcgcttactccttgggaggaaagttatgtccaacctagatagcatattcaaaagcagagacattactttgccaacaaaggtccggctagtcaaagctatggtttttcctgttgtcatctatggatgtgagagttggactgtgaagaaggctgagtgccaaagaattgatgcttttgaactgtggtgttggagaagactcttgcgagtcccttggactgcaaggagatccaaccagtccattctgaaggagatcagccctgggatttctttggaaggaatgatgatgaagctgaaactccagtactttggccacctcatgcgaagagttgactcattggaaaagactctgatgctgggagggattgggggcagaaggagaaggggacgacagaggatgagatggctggatggcatcaccgactcgatggacgtgagtctgagtgaactccgggagttggtgatggacagggaggcctggtgtgctgcaattcatggggtcgcaaagagtcggacatgacccagcgactgaactgaactgaatgttcttaGGCTGGTGTAAAAATGTCACAGGCAATGGACAGTAAATAGCAATTTATCTGTCTAGTAAAATAGATTAATAGTAATTTATACCATCTTCAACACCATATAGAATAGAAAATATGTGTACAGCACAAAAAGGAATGTAATAAACTCAAAGCACGAGTAAACATTCAGTGTTTTGTTACACAGACTCACGATGTTTTTTGATGTTTGACTACTGACACCTTAGACTTTATTTGGCACCATCTTGTTCCAGTGAGTGACTGCAAAGCAAAAGAACTGAAACGTTGGGGACTGAATATATGTAATTTCCAGTTTAGCAAACAAAAACATTTCCCATTATATAGTGTGCCTTCTAAATTATTTCCacggcttccgtggtggctcaggggtaaggtattcacctgccaatgcagtagacaagGGACTGataattcctggtctgggaaattCCCATATGCTGTAGAGCTCCTGACCCCATGAGCCACAATTATTCAGCCaacaataagcaaaaaaaaaaaaaaaaaatttttccagaaTGCTCCAAGCTCCAAAAGACACGTCACTTTTACCCTTATTTCCAAagttttttatttcctaatttttgcatgtttattattttagttttattttggcACGAAAGATAACATTGGGAAATACCATATAGTGCACATATAAATGGGGGGTAGGTTTTACAGGGCCAGAATCTATAATTGCTCCGCTATGGACAAAGTGTGGAGAGAATAACTCAAGTGTATATTGTTAGTATATAATCCCAAAATTGTCTATTTGATTTCACCATGTAAAGAAACTCTTAAATTCTTTCAACCTTGAGAGTCTTTGGTGCATTGCTAGTTTCTGTTATGAAGTACTGAGGTGGATTAAaattgtgttgttgaaagaaacATGATCCTTTCAGAGTTATGGAAAAAATCATACAAATTTTATTGGAGCACAAGACATGATACATTCTGAATAAAACAGAGGCACATTGTAAATGGCAGCAGGAAATGATGAAGCAGATACACGGCCATCCTCTTTCTGGTTCTTTTGATTAACATTTTTCAAGAAAACTGCTCTCTTCAATTTCCAAGAATAAGTTTCCATTAATCATTTACACACAGTAGCAAttgctcggagaaggcactggcgacccactccagtactccttttttttttttttttttttgaataaacaagtttatttgtaaatttagTCAACATACATAATTGACCTAAAAACTTCAATAGaaggataaattttaaaaccacTTGGAAAGCCATCTCTATGAAGTGATTTTCCCAGAACCTATGCCACATGAACACCATTTTAACTGGCAGAGGTTCCATAAGCTGAAGCTGTGTCCCTCCCCCACAGCAAGTTCACCCTAAGTTATAATACAAACCCCACAAGGAAAAAAAGTTCGGTATTGTTCCCCCTTGGTAGAGAAAAGTTCAACCTAGTTATGAGACCAATCACAACACAAAGAAAAGCTGCGCTAACTACTATATTAGTAACAGATGATGCTGGTGTGAATAACTTGTATTATCGTCTAGAGCCCTTATAAATAAATCCCCCTCCCCGTTAGTGTTTGCATTATCAGCTAGAAGGTTAGTTTAACATGTGGTAGAATGAGGACTTATGCAAGGTATAACGCGCAAAGCATTTTACTACATAAACAAGTGCAGTCTACTCAGGAGAAACCCAAACTCTAAATTACACACCTTAAAGACAACACTCCCCACCACATGTCaatgtaaaacatttaatttaaaaatgttgacactaaaatatataaaatagctatTATAAATGCACATAGTGTATTCTATAGCTGccaggtttacttttttttttttaaggaaactgtaAGTTACACTGTGGTTAAGACTTGTATCTTCACCCTTGAAAAAGCCCACATTCTATCACAGTGATGTATGGTCAGACTTAACAGCCCCAATTGTTAAACACTTGGATCAAGTCATAACCAGTTTTATTGCAAAAGGACCCTGTACACATTTATCAATTCTAGTACCTTAATAGCTACCCAACAAGTCATTAACATACAGAAACATGCATCATGAGAAGCAAGAAATATCACCCATCCCTTCTGCATATTAGCAACTTGTCACTCCTGAGCAACAGTGCTCACATCACTGAGGTCTGTGAACAGTCACTTTTCGCATTCACCCTGAGTGAAAGATGGAATGACTTAAGTACAAATGCAACATATTATAAACAATTTCTTACAAAAAAAGTCACAAATTAAACCGAAGTATTTTACAGAATTTACTACAAAACACCATAAAAACTGCCTTCACTTAAGCTCTCTCTCCCCGTATCTGGCGAGCCAACTGGATGTCTTTGGGCATGATGGTGACTCTCTTAGCGTGGATGGCACACAGATTAGTATCTTCAAACAAACCCACCAGGTACGCTTCGCTAGCCTCCTGCAGCGCGCCGATGGCGGCACTCTGGAACCTCAAGTCGGTTTTGAAATCCTGGGCGATCTTCCTCACCAACCTCTGGAAAGGCAGTTTCCGGATCAGAAGCTCGGTGGATTTCTGGTAACGACGGATTTCTCGAAGGGCAACAGTCCCGGGCCTGTAGCGATGAGGTTTTTTCACCACGCCAGTAGAGGGGGCGCTTTTCCTGGCCGCTTTGGTGGCCAGCTGCTTGCGGGGTGCTTTCCCACCCGTTGACTTACGAGCAGTCTGCTTGGTTCGGGCCATTTTCTTTTACCTAACGCCGAAGTTTTAGGCCGCTTCTCCAACCACCGCGCCGCTGCTGCTGCCCAAAGAGCCGCAGTAGCTGAAACACGGGAAAAGCTTCTTCCAACGAAGGACCAAACCGCTCtgctccagtactcctgcctggaaaatcccatggacggaggagcctggtaggctgcagtccatggggtcgcgaagagtcgaacacgactgagcggcttcacttgcacttttcactttcatgcattggaaaaggaaatggcaacccactccagtgttcttgcctggagaatcccagggatgggagcctggtgggctgccaactatggggtcgcacagagtcggacacgactgacgtgacttagcagcagcagcagcctcagcaaTTGCTAGTTAAGGGAGAAAAGGACCACCATTTCCCTGGTACTATTTCTCCCACACAATCAGTTCCCAGTAACCTGTCAACTCCCCTCCCATGAAAAGCCCAAGGCCCTCAATGTCCAGCCTACTCTTTGCAAGGTCAAACGGTACAGCATTCAGTCCTTTAACCACGGTGACCCTGTGTACAGAAGGGCACCCTGAACATAATGAGCATGCTGAGTCATGTCATGGTTTTACATGGTTCTCTGTCTCTTGCTGATCCTAATTCACACACCATTGAATTTGATAACTCAGTGTCCTTGTTTTACCaggatagatagatataaatgaACCACACCTAATTAAGTCAGCCCCTTCATCTTACTCATTTCTTTGTAGAGACCATCATGAAAGTCTCTAAGAAAGCTGTAAGAATTTTAAACTTTCAGGAAATAAAGAACAATAATGTGACATTCTCAAGAAAATTCAAGTAATTAAACACACACTGAAGATAACGGGCCATTTCCACACGTGGTTAAGTTTCAACATACTTAATTATTCTGCAGTAATATCGTAAGTTAGTGCTGGAGAACTGAAGATTTATTTATTCCTCAAATGAATTCTCTCTTCTGTGATCTGCTGTAAGAACTGTCACAAaagttggccaaaaaaaaaaaaaaaaaaaaaaagttggccaAATTCATTACAATTGTAAGGATTCTCTCCAatatgaatttgtgtgtgtgtgtggggggggaatCTTGAGgaaatattgttttcttaaacATGTTTCCAAATTCGGTATAGTGTACAGTTTCAGATACACATGAATCACTTCATTATGCCCATGGTGTGACTATTTCATGGAACAGACTACATAATATTCATTACCTGTCCAAGTTTGCTCTCCATATAtatcctctctgctgctgctgctaagtcgcttcagtcgtgtccgactctgtgcgaccccatagatggcagcccaccaggctccaccgtccctgggattctccaggcaagaacactggagtgggttgccatttccttttccaatgcatgaaagtgaaaagtgaaagggaagtcgctcagtcgtgtccgactcttcgcgaccccgtggactgcagcctaccaggctcctccgtccatgggattttccaagcaagagtactggagtggggttccacaGTTTTGATCTTTGAGTTAAAGCTTCAGTGTGCACATTACTTTTATGTGGTTTCTCAGAAAGACATATATTCTGAAGTCTAGTGTACTCTGAACCCTCCAGAAAGCCCTTGCTCATCCATTTCCAAGACTCCTCTTCACTATGGAGTCCTGTCTAACACTTGAACTCAAGGTGAAAATTTTCCCACACCCATTGCATTTGAGCATTGCTCCAGAATGTTCCCGAGCTTGGATGTTTGGTAAAATCCTTCCCACAAATATTACATTTGTGTAGTTTAACTGCAGGATATATTTCTTACACACCTAAAGAGTGAGCAGTAACTGTGAAAACTTCCATACAGCATAAAGTAAAGTATACAACTGCCAAAGTATAAAGTATTTGGTGAATCCTGAGTTTAAGGCAGTACCTAAAGGTCCTGCCATATTCTGTACACTGGTAAGGTTCTCTCTAGTATGGATCATCTGATGGCTAGTGCAATGTGAGCCCCAAGTAAAGGTTTTACACACTCATGTCACTTGTAAGCTTTCTCTCCAGAATGACTTCTTTACTGAATCCTGACTTAGAATTGTTGTCTAAAAGCCATGACACACTCATTACATTGATATAGTTTCTATCCAGTGTGAATATTCTCAAGAAGCCTAAGGTGTAAACACCTGAGAAAAGCCCAGACACACTGATTGCATTCGGATGGTCTCTCCAGTCCATCACCTGATGTCTTTTGAGGGCTGAATACCACCTGAAGGATTTGCCACACACACTCTTACATTTGTGTCTCTGCGTTATGAATTCTCTGCTGATGGGAAAGATGAGGCCTGTTATTGAAGCCCTGGCCACACACATTATATTTACATGATTTCCTCCTTAAGAGTGGAGGAACAGACTGTGCTCTAAATGTATGGATTCTCACCAGTATGAATTTTctcatgttttgtaaataactgaATGCCTTCCAAAAGACACCACATGCACTATGTGGGTAAGATTTCCATTCAGAATTAATTATGTGATGGTTAGTTACGTCTGAACACAGAACCAAAGCTTTGCGCCACCTACCACATTCATGAGGTTTCCTCTAGTTTGACTTTTCTGAGGGTCAAAAAGTTGATATACTTTTATGACTGAAGGGTTTGTCATATAAATTCCATTTATGTGGTTTCCCTCCTGTGTGAACTGCCCAATGGTCAGCTGAGGTTGAACATGCACTAGAAGCTTTACtgcatttctttcatttgtatgCTTTTTATACAGTATTAATTCTTTGATTAATTATAAGGCCTGAACTCTGACTAAAGGCTTTGCTAGACTCATTACATCTGCACTAAAATGTTTCCCATAATTGTTGTATTTGTAACATTTTTCTCCACTATGAATTATCTGATTTCTTACATGGTCATTTCAAGCACTgcccacatacatcacatttctATGCTGTCTCTCCTGAATGAACTGCATGATGTGAGGCTAGCTGTGCAGTAAAACGTTTGTCCGAATGGCTAcgtttgtaaggtttctctccagtatgaattctccaaTGAACTGTAAGGTTTGCATTTAAAGGCCTTGCCACTGagatcacatttatatggtttctctccagtatgaattctctgatgaattcCAAGGTGTGTGTTTCCAGTAAAGCATCAGCCACCCACAACACATTTACacggtttctctccagtatgaattctctgatgaaatGCAAGGTTTGCTGTTTaactaaaggccttgccacatagATAattatttatatggtttctctccaatGTTTCCAATGAACTGCAAAGCTCTGCAACTGAAGACTTTGCCACATAAATTACCTTTCTACACTTTTCCTCCTGTATGAACTGCCTGATGGCAATTTAAGGATGACTGTGCACAAAATGTTTGTCCTAGTTTTTATATTTGTAACGTTTtgctccagtatgaattctctgatgaattaCAAGGGTTGAATTTCGACTAAAGGCCTGTCCACATACATCATATTTAAATGGCTTCTCTCTGGTGTGAATTCTCCCATGAATTACAAGTTTTGACTTTTGAGTATAGCCACGGCCACATACTTCACATGTATATGGTTTTGCTCCAGTATGAAGGGTCTGATGAACTGTACACCTTGCTTTTCTACTAAAGGCCTTTCtacacacatcacatttatatggtttctctccagtatgtaCTCTGATGAACTACAAGCCTTGAATTTAcactaaaggccttgccacatacaTCATATTTATATGGCTTCTCTTCGGTATGAATTCTctgattaattaaaaatattgactttGAGTATAGCCACGGCCACATACTTCACAtgtatatggtttctctccagtatgaactctccAGTGAACTACAGGCCTTACATTTACgctaaaggccttgccacacacatcacatttatatggtttctctctggTATGAACTCTCCAATGAATTCCAAGGTGTGACTTTCGAGTAAAGCCACGGGCACATACTTCACAcgtatatggtttctctccagtatgaagggTCTGATGAACTGTATTCCTTGCTTTTCGACTAAGGCCTTTCCACACACGTCACATTTatatggcttctctccagtatgaactcgcCGATGATACTGAAGGTGTGTATGCTGTTTAAAGCAGTGGCcgcatacatcacatttatatggtttctctccagtatgattTCTCTGATGAACTATAAGGGTCGATTTATCATTAAAAGCCTGACAACATATGTTACATTTATATGCTTTTCTTCCTGTATGGATTCTTTGATGTCTAGTGAGTTCTGAGTCCTAGAGAAAAGTTATGTTACACTCATTACAACTGTAAGTGTTTTTCTTGTGTGCTTCCTGGTCTGGTGCCAGTTCTGAGGGATGTATAACAGCACTCTCTTGTTTATGAGAATTGCCTTTACGGACACTACAAGTTCTCTGAGGTGGTAAACCTGAGGCGCTACTGTTGATATTTGCCACAACCTGACTACATTCAGAAACTGTCCCTTCAGATTCAAGTATCTGCAACTGATCTTGAAAGCTTGATCCATGCCTTTCAACAGGCTTATTTCCTGCATCACTTCTACTATCATGATCTCTTCAATCGGTGAGATTGTTGTTATGGGATATAGACGTTCCTCTGTCATTTCTTTCATCATCTGTCCACAGACACTCAAAATCATGCATATTTTCCTGTATCTTTCTGAGGAAATAATCTTTGATTTCATGGCTTTCAGCTCTTCCAAACATCACTCTTTGAAAACTttcttctttaccactgtttCCTTTTGCCTGTAATTTCTTGATCATATGTATTTGAGACACatctacaaaatataaaaaccatatgcATTCTATCAACTACAATTATAAAAATTGTTTCATGCTGAATACATGGTATTATACCAAAAGGCATATCCATGCTGAACAGAATTATGCATCTTCCCAATGatgatcttaaaaatatttgaaacactAAATgaatagaatctttaaaaatcaaagagcaATCACATGTAATCCAAATTAATTTTAGGGTAGCTTAGCTTcaaagatcggagaaggcaatggcaccccactccagtactcttgcctggaaaatcccatggatggaggaccctggtgggccgcagtccatggggtcgctaagagtcggtcaagactcagcaacttcgctttcacttttcactttcttgcattggagaaggcaatggcaacccactccagtgttcttgcctggagaatctcagggacaggggagcctcataggctgccgtctatggggtcgcacagagtcagacacgactgaagcgacttagcagcagcagcaacagcagcttcaAAGATACAGTCAgatcatattattttttttctaaactcatGTCGGTTCTCAAAGAAAAGGGTATTTTTGCACCAtgacttctaaactcattctgcTTGGTACTAAACACACTGCTGTCTCATAATTGAGGAGAAAATATAGCATATTGTACACACTTTATGCATACTTATACATAAGTAAATGGTAAAGAACAGACAGGGGTACGTAGGTGACTTGGtagtaaagaattagcctgccaatgcaggagacataggataGGGAGCTTCAGTCCCTAGGTGgcggagatcccctggaggaggaaatggcacccactgaactatttttgcctgaaaaaaattCCAAGGATGACAAGCttagcaggctactgtccatgagatcacaaagagtcagacagaacgaTTGACTGAACAAGCATTCATTAACAGGCAATACACTGCTATGGTAAATAATCGAAAAGAAGCACTTTAACGAGTAATGGAAAACAAATAGCAGTTGAcaactgttcatggaattccctaaaataatgggggaaaaaaagaaaagaaaacttttctaaaTACCTCTTATACATCTATCAGTAGATAGATGTACAGGCATTTTATGACATTGACAAGTGGTTCATGTCAGTTACATTGTGTAATACATGAAGACGATCAcctttaaataacaaaatattagtaaatgaaACATTGTCTACTTAAAGAACAGTCATTCAATACAGCAATTCCCTATCTATACAGTAACTTTAACTTATTCAGTTCATTGGTTCCAAGATACATGTCAAGGAACAAGCTTTGGGGCCTCCCttctggctcagaggtaaagaattcacctggtAATTAACgtacaagagttcaatccctcatctgggaagttCCCACATACCttggagaaactaagcctgtaGGCCACAACTCCATGTTCCAGAGTTCGGGAGTCACAACTACTGTGCACAGGCATAGAGCCCATACACTGTGACAAGAGAAGGCATTAGAATGAGAAGTCCGtgcactgcaagtagagagtagcccttgcttgccacAAGTAGCGAAAAGCCcctgaagcaacaaagacccagtgcaaccaaaaataaaatacatttaaaaaatgtaatgtatTGGTATGAAGAAAACCaatattatttgaaaacttattaaccagagtcagagacaacactcataaaaatgaaaagtaaaataaaaacatacaagaTGTAAAGTAGACAAAGAGATGTCACAATAAACAAGACAGGAAGTAAGTATATTCTTTAGGCAAAAGTAATCTTTCAggcaaattccctggtggtccagtcgttagGACTATGCACATACACTGGAGGGGGCACAGATTCCATCCAGgaatggggaactaagataccacctACCacatggcacagcaaaaaaaaaaaaaacaaaacaaaaaaacaaaaaaaaaacccagtaacTTCTGACCTTTTCTGTAAAACAGGCAACGTTCTATGCCACATAACAGCACTAATTACctcaattttacaaataaaggtaGTGGATTCACAGGATTCCTGTACACAACTCCATGGAACATGAAAGTAAATGAGCAAAAGCAGGACTGAAACCGAGACTTACAGATTCATACAtgctctgaaccaccagggtccACTTGGGCAGAACAGAGGACAAAAAGTTACCATGAACTCCAGGAGTGTAAAAAGGAAACTTCAGATCAGACACAAGAACTGATGGCTGTGTTACTCAGCCATCCCTCTTGGAAATCGTTTCCAAGGTACCAACAAGATATCAGTTCAGGTCCTGTCTAAGAGAGGACCTCAATATCCACTGTCCTTACAGGTTTCCTGAGTTAGAATCACAGAAGATCCAAACCACATTCCTGTTACACACACCCCTGAAGGGTGTGGCAAAAGAAGTAACAACAGGAACAGCTGAGGGCTCTG from Bubalus bubalis isolate 160015118507 breed Murrah chromosome 18, NDDB_SH_1, whole genome shotgun sequence harbors:
- the LOC123330296 gene encoding histone H3.3A-like — translated: MARTKQTARKSTGGKAPRKQLATKAARKSAPSTGVVKKPHRYRPGTVALREIRRYQKSTELLIRKLPFQRLVRKIAQDFKTDLRFQSAAIGALQEASEAYLVGLFEDTNLCAIHAKRVTIMPKDIQLARQIRGERA